The following proteins are encoded in a genomic region of Leptospira fainei serovar Hurstbridge str. BUT 6:
- the murD gene encoding UDP-N-acetylmuramoyl-L-alanine--D-glutamate ligase — MANFPTSLMGQRVLVLGGGVSGMAALRLLRERQAVPILCNSQPVPSFTETYVGEDVSLTSLLPLTLIVKSPGLSPEHPIIQQAHSLFIPVVSEVEFARTFFFGKLIGVTGTDGKSTTTALTCHLLSKDFPGAQAGGNIGHAFSDFCLGPIPLAVLELSSYQLEDSGPLSLDVSVILNLAPDHLERHGTLDNYFAAKARIIDKNSSKHTLVVSSKLFRERIQQMNCLCKVSTFGREEGNDARILDEERIIQTAKAEYDAKTFLLFGGHNLENLSAAILAAEAAGGNPANIQQAISSFAGLPHRFQQAGRAAGITFINDSKSTNLHSMLAGMSTWKEKKTTCLILGGRPKSESFEPLRQFLKSGIGWVILLGEARAAWASEISPLLGDHLVSVENLEEAFSWLKTAIRSGRARLQSVVFSPACASFDQYKNFEERGEHFLSLVRQWAQEEP, encoded by the coding sequence ATGGCAAATTTTCCTACCTCCCTAATGGGCCAGCGAGTCCTCGTTCTGGGCGGAGGTGTTTCCGGAATGGCTGCACTCCGTCTCCTTCGAGAAAGACAGGCCGTTCCCATCCTCTGCAATTCCCAACCCGTACCTTCCTTCACGGAAACGTACGTAGGTGAAGACGTTTCGTTAACTTCCCTACTTCCGTTGACCCTAATTGTCAAAAGTCCCGGATTATCTCCCGAGCATCCTATCATTCAACAGGCTCATTCGCTTTTCATTCCGGTTGTCTCCGAAGTGGAATTCGCGCGTACATTCTTTTTCGGTAAATTGATAGGGGTAACCGGAACCGACGGAAAATCCACTACGACGGCGCTAACATGCCATCTTCTATCAAAAGATTTTCCGGGAGCACAGGCCGGCGGAAATATCGGACATGCATTTAGCGATTTCTGCCTGGGCCCGATTCCACTCGCGGTTTTGGAACTGTCCAGTTACCAATTAGAGGATTCAGGACCTTTATCACTTGATGTTTCCGTAATTCTCAATTTGGCTCCGGATCATTTAGAACGTCATGGAACTTTGGATAACTATTTTGCTGCTAAAGCTAGAATTATCGATAAAAATAGTTCGAAACATACTCTAGTCGTTAGCTCCAAGTTATTCAGAGAACGAATTCAGCAAATGAATTGCCTCTGCAAAGTTAGCACGTTCGGCAGAGAAGAAGGAAATGATGCGAGAATTTTGGACGAAGAACGGATCATTCAGACTGCAAAAGCCGAATATGATGCAAAAACCTTTCTGCTGTTCGGCGGTCATAATCTGGAAAATTTGAGCGCTGCGATTCTTGCTGCGGAAGCAGCAGGAGGAAATCCTGCGAATATTCAGCAGGCCATTTCTAGTTTTGCGGGCCTACCCCATCGCTTCCAACAAGCGGGACGTGCAGCCGGGATAACGTTTATCAACGATTCTAAATCGACAAACCTTCATAGTATGCTCGCGGGAATGAGTACCTGGAAGGAAAAGAAAACCACATGTCTAATTCTTGGTGGAAGACCTAAATCGGAATCCTTCGAACCTCTAAGGCAATTTCTGAAATCCGGTATCGGCTGGGTGATTCTCTTGGGAGAAGCAAGAGCTGCCTGGGCCTCCGAAATTTCACCTCTTCTCGGAGATCATCTTGTTTCGGTGGAAAACTTGGAAGAGGCATTCTCCTGGCTCAAGACCGCGATTCGCTCCGGAAGAGCAAGATTGCAATCCGTAGTATTTTCCCCAGCCTGCGCCAGCTTCGATCAATATAAGAATTTTGAAGAGAGAGGGGAACATTTCTTAAGCTTAGTACGGCAGTGGGCGCAAGAGGAGCCCTGA
- a CDS encoding HD domain-containing phosphohydrolase encodes MESKFKQYIVTDYRILDRRLTILRNKLNPDILLLRDFYDSPEIRDAEQFVNIVFYISAPTLEEEHRRIREQLRLNPLILARFILNAELTYEGHRQTEIEDDLIFGILPDTATDLHLCKNLANAFVHLQMVTDQFDLLHRINTAKYEINRLTRIGISLANEKDFDKLLGEILFSAREICNADSGSLYLVERDEISYVKSLRFKISALNVGEEFLLPINKASIAGYVAETGKVLNLPDVYNLPEGTEFTFNGNFDVLTNYHTKSMLVVPMKDHRGEVVGVLQLINRKRNFNQKLTAEQMKGEDIQPFDDYSSQLVLGVAGQAAVAIQNNYLLREIETLFEGFVTASVNAIEARDPTTSGHSFRVALLTVGLAETVDRANSGKYKDIRFSKEQLKEIRYASLLHDFGKVGVREKVLVKAKKLEDLELSVIDWRFRFLIKDLESRFNLKKVEYLKRHGTVGFVDFEKSLEFEKAEEFKRLNSMLQIIRQSNEPSILEETNSHFLEDIAKIQYTTTDGECMDLLSPYEFGFLTIKKGSLDFDERKEIESHVEHTFQFLSKIPWTSDLKMVPAIAHAHHEKLNGSGYPRGLSGDDIPVQSRIMTISDIFDALTDKDRPYKKAVPLDRALDILEMESKDNHLDNDLLKMFVEAKVWERLSHHPHLTK; translated from the coding sequence ATGGAGTCCAAGTTTAAGCAATACATCGTAACGGATTATCGGATCTTAGACCGTAGACTAACTATTCTCCGGAACAAACTCAATCCGGATATTCTTCTTCTTCGGGACTTTTACGATTCTCCCGAAATCAGAGACGCGGAGCAATTCGTAAATATCGTCTTTTATATATCTGCGCCTACGCTGGAAGAAGAGCATCGACGCATTCGAGAACAACTTCGTTTAAATCCTCTTATCCTTGCCCGTTTTATTTTGAATGCGGAACTGACCTATGAAGGACATAGACAGACCGAAATAGAAGACGATCTTATTTTCGGAATTCTTCCAGACACTGCGACCGACCTTCATCTATGTAAGAATTTAGCGAATGCGTTCGTTCACCTGCAGATGGTGACGGACCAATTTGATTTGCTGCACCGAATCAACACGGCAAAGTACGAAATCAATCGACTCACTCGGATCGGAATCAGTCTCGCGAACGAGAAGGATTTCGATAAATTGTTGGGTGAGATTCTCTTCAGCGCAAGGGAGATATGTAATGCGGATTCCGGTTCTTTGTATCTGGTGGAAAGAGATGAAATCAGTTACGTTAAGAGTTTACGTTTCAAAATTTCAGCTTTGAACGTAGGAGAAGAATTTTTACTTCCGATCAATAAGGCTAGTATCGCGGGTTACGTCGCGGAAACCGGAAAAGTCTTGAATCTGCCGGATGTCTATAATTTGCCGGAAGGAACCGAATTTACTTTTAACGGGAACTTTGACGTATTAACGAACTATCATACGAAATCGATGCTTGTGGTTCCGATGAAAGATCATCGGGGTGAAGTGGTCGGAGTCTTGCAGCTAATCAATCGGAAACGCAATTTCAATCAAAAACTCACCGCCGAGCAAATGAAAGGGGAGGATATCCAACCCTTCGACGATTATTCCTCGCAATTGGTTCTGGGTGTAGCAGGGCAGGCCGCCGTCGCGATTCAGAATAATTATCTTTTAAGGGAGATCGAAACCTTATTCGAAGGATTTGTCACCGCTTCCGTAAATGCTATCGAGGCGCGAGATCCGACCACTAGCGGTCATTCTTTTAGAGTCGCGTTATTAACGGTGGGCCTAGCCGAGACCGTGGATCGCGCCAACTCGGGCAAGTATAAGGATATTAGATTCAGCAAGGAACAATTAAAAGAAATTCGGTATGCATCCCTTTTGCACGATTTCGGCAAAGTCGGTGTCCGGGAAAAAGTCCTGGTAAAGGCCAAAAAGCTAGAAGATCTGGAGTTAAGCGTAATAGACTGGCGCTTTCGTTTCTTGATCAAGGACCTGGAATCCAGATTCAATTTAAAGAAAGTTGAATATTTGAAACGACACGGAACCGTCGGGTTTGTCGATTTTGAAAAGTCCTTGGAATTCGAAAAAGCGGAAGAATTTAAGCGTCTTAATTCCATGCTTCAGATCATTCGCCAATCGAACGAACCTTCTATATTAGAAGAAACGAATTCGCATTTCTTGGAAGACATAGCTAAAATACAGTATACAACGACAGATGGCGAATGCATGGATTTGCTCTCTCCCTATGAATTCGGTTTTTTAACCATCAAGAAGGGATCGTTGGATTTCGACGAAAGAAAGGAAATCGAATCTCATGTGGAGCATACGTTTCAATTTTTAAGTAAAATTCCTTGGACGAGCGATTTGAAAATGGTTCCGGCAATAGCTCACGCTCACCATGAAAAACTGAACGGAAGCGGCTATCCGCGAGGCTTATCCGGAGATGATATTCCCGTTCAATCCAGGATAATGACCATCTCCGATATATTCGATGCGTTGACGGATAAGGATCGCCCGTATAAAAAAGCCGTCCCTCTCGATAGGGCCTTAGATATTCTGGAAATGGAATCTAAGGACAACCATTTGGACAACGATTTACTGAAGATGTTCGTAGAGGCGAAAGTTTGGGAAAGACTTTCCCACCATCCGCATCTGACGAAATAG
- the flgE gene encoding flagellar hook protein FlgE, whose product MMRSLYSGVSGLKNHQVRMDVIGNNISNVNTHGFKTERVTFQDMISQELRGASEPKENIGGVNPQQVGLGALIAAIDKIMTQGALQTTGKNTDVAISGEGFFIVKDGDKQFYTRAGAFNLDKNGYYVNPANGLKVQGWNSRLDEKGNKFINSSGSVEDIIIPVYSKEPARATSKIDFRSNLNSSVPAVPPDATPEEITAFINDPDPKQRRGHVTTIKVFDDQGEQRELKMEFYKVRENTWKGRVSLTDATQLSVDVAGTGGQNTQLPGSTELEFGFTPDGKIVYVSDGADMMNTGKLNAKVSFRLPGNPQVQSFDLALGESGMVDGITQFSSDFTTKAVKQDGYTMGYLESFSIDNSGTITGVYSNGIKQPLARIATAVFNNPAGLDKAGDTMFAFSNNSGEALIGEAGIAGRGKINAGLLEMSNVDLSDQFTDMIVTQRGFQANSRTITTTDQMLQEVLGLKR is encoded by the coding sequence ATGATGAGATCTCTGTATTCGGGAGTTTCCGGTCTAAAAAACCACCAAGTCAGGATGGATGTGATCGGAAACAACATTTCCAACGTGAACACCCACGGTTTCAAAACGGAACGGGTAACGTTTCAGGATATGATATCCCAAGAATTGCGAGGTGCCTCCGAACCGAAGGAAAATATCGGAGGGGTGAACCCGCAACAAGTGGGTCTCGGAGCTTTAATTGCGGCAATCGATAAGATTATGACGCAAGGCGCCTTACAGACGACCGGTAAGAATACCGACGTGGCGATCTCCGGAGAAGGATTCTTCATCGTGAAGGACGGAGATAAGCAGTTCTATACGAGAGCGGGCGCTTTTAACTTGGATAAAAACGGATACTACGTAAATCCCGCGAACGGTTTGAAAGTTCAAGGATGGAATTCTCGTCTGGACGAAAAGGGGAATAAGTTCATCAATTCCTCCGGTTCCGTGGAAGATATTATTATTCCGGTATATTCTAAAGAACCTGCGAGAGCAACTTCCAAGATAGATTTCAGATCCAACTTGAACTCGTCGGTGCCTGCCGTGCCTCCGGATGCAACTCCCGAGGAAATTACCGCTTTTATCAATGATCCCGATCCGAAACAAAGACGCGGCCATGTAACCACGATCAAAGTGTTCGATGATCAGGGAGAGCAGCGCGAACTGAAAATGGAATTCTACAAAGTCAGGGAAAATACTTGGAAAGGACGCGTATCCTTAACGGATGCAACTCAACTTTCCGTAGACGTAGCAGGAACCGGTGGACAAAACACCCAACTCCCCGGTAGTACCGAACTTGAATTCGGATTCACCCCTGACGGAAAAATCGTATATGTCTCCGACGGGGCGGATATGATGAATACCGGAAAATTGAACGCCAAAGTATCGTTTCGTCTTCCCGGGAACCCGCAGGTCCAAAGTTTCGATTTAGCGTTGGGCGAATCCGGCATGGTGGATGGAATTACCCAGTTCTCCTCGGATTTTACGACGAAAGCCGTAAAGCAAGACGGATATACGATGGGTTACCTGGAATCCTTCTCGATCGATAATTCAGGAACGATTACCGGGGTTTATTCCAACGGCATAAAACAACCGTTAGCTAGAATTGCTACCGCAGTGTTTAATAACCCAGCCGGTCTAGATAAAGCCGGAGATACTATGTTCGCTTTTTCGAACAACTCGGGAGAAGCTTTGATCGGGGAAGCCGGAATCGCAGGGCGCGGGAAGATTAACGCCGGATTACTGGAAATGTCCAATGTGGATTTATCCGATCAATTTACCGATATGATCGTAACCCAAAGAGGGTTCCAGGCAAATTCAAGAACGATCACTACAACCGATCAGATGTTGCAGGAAGTTTTAGGATTGAAACGTTAA
- a CDS encoding flagellar hook capping FlgD N-terminal domain-containing protein: protein MPDTNAVSSEASRSRYLEGDRSFNLKNHFEKLEKEEKSGLQGIEIRSTAKALGKDDFLKLLITQLSSQDPTNPVKDQDFIAQMAQFSSLEQMNNISQGIGKMTNRQSFSLVGKVVSGPDFVTGENVVGLAGALFFDGEGKSFVRVNGRTVEIDAITLITDPSVLNQAESSTKSVPSSPSNGNQTTAAVPTSNLPSANQAAEETGEEWNSGAPGWSFPGKPNERNYE from the coding sequence ATGCCGGATACAAACGCTGTAAGCAGCGAAGCCTCGCGTAGTCGTTATCTCGAAGGAGACAGAAGCTTCAATTTAAAGAACCATTTCGAGAAATTGGAGAAGGAAGAAAAGAGCGGACTCCAAGGTATCGAGATTCGTTCCACCGCAAAGGCTTTAGGAAAAGATGATTTTCTTAAATTATTGATCACGCAATTATCATCGCAAGACCCTACAAATCCGGTTAAGGATCAGGACTTTATCGCTCAGATGGCGCAATTCTCTTCGTTGGAGCAGATGAATAATATTTCCCAAGGAATCGGGAAGATGACCAATCGTCAAAGCTTCTCGCTGGTCGGTAAAGTCGTCTCCGGGCCGGATTTCGTAACGGGAGAGAACGTAGTCGGATTAGCCGGAGCTCTCTTTTTTGATGGAGAGGGAAAATCGTTCGTACGAGTGAACGGAAGAACCGTCGAGATCGATGCGATTACGCTTATTACCGATCCGAGCGTCTTGAATCAAGCCGAATCGAGCACGAAAAGCGTACCCTCTTCTCCCTCAAACGGAAACCAAACGACTGCAGCAGTTCCAACATCAAACCTTCCTTCCGCCAATCAAGCGGCAGAGGAGACCGGTGAAGAATGGAATTCGGGAGCTCCCGGTTGGAGCTTTCCCGGTAAACCAAATGAACGTAATTATGAATAA
- a CDS encoding flagellar hook-length control protein FliK yields the protein MQIRTDQSPREEVKIANSESKSVATVSEKSPHAGLNFMDLMKSIQMRSQQALEEGQKPEGEIKSNESPIKTSELGLFDEIDEEQKGDSEVESEDPEEASFNDEQKEFTEIYSILNSFSESIQAKDTQPSKTIKNPEKSEKIKEEVSELDWESDTQEEEPFILRMTAFLQSLEPKKPISFDKEEEASPAQLQIARKAVKSQTKEETPVKESKQEQTDIISSPKNEEKKNLKEVRVQRPTEKESLEDGLRNLDEARKFSKPANEEKSLSPLREVGKENPTLDSENVKITREKKSESLSQISKSSSMKVSASEDSSSKGDSTGRDRQNSESFSRQGNETTFTLLKAGMGMIEKEAASASASSDKARSTNSSSLDRGVARENFQRLVQSAKLHIVENGKSEATLRLNPQELGRVSLRISVEDDRVQGRIFVESEEVKRMFTGDLEQLKKDFKDQGLILESLLVEVEESGLFSFFDGDSRDARDRETEGLSFGSAQKNQESESLSELDSTEIPQTADKNTERRLNVLV from the coding sequence ATGCAGATACGAACCGATCAATCTCCTCGTGAAGAAGTTAAAATAGCGAATTCGGAGTCGAAGTCCGTCGCTACAGTTTCCGAAAAATCTCCCCATGCCGGTCTTAATTTTATGGATTTAATGAAATCGATCCAAATGCGCTCTCAGCAGGCATTGGAAGAAGGCCAAAAACCCGAAGGCGAAATTAAATCGAATGAATCTCCGATAAAGACCTCGGAACTAGGTCTCTTTGATGAAATAGACGAAGAACAAAAAGGAGATTCGGAAGTCGAGTCCGAAGATCCCGAAGAAGCTTCCTTTAACGACGAGCAAAAAGAATTCACGGAAATTTATTCGATTCTAAATTCGTTTTCCGAATCTATTCAAGCCAAAGACACACAACCTTCAAAGACGATTAAAAACCCGGAAAAATCGGAAAAGATAAAGGAAGAGGTTTCCGAATTGGACTGGGAATCGGATACCCAGGAAGAGGAGCCGTTTATCCTTCGGATGACCGCTTTCTTACAAAGCTTAGAGCCTAAAAAACCGATTTCCTTTGACAAAGAGGAAGAAGCATCTCCTGCACAACTTCAGATCGCCCGTAAAGCGGTTAAATCGCAAACGAAAGAAGAGACTCCCGTAAAAGAATCTAAACAGGAACAAACGGATATTATAAGTTCACCGAAGAACGAGGAAAAAAAGAACTTAAAAGAAGTTCGCGTCCAAAGACCGACCGAAAAAGAGAGTCTGGAAGATGGACTCCGAAATTTGGACGAGGCCCGTAAATTCTCCAAACCTGCCAACGAAGAGAAATCGCTTTCACCGTTGCGAGAAGTCGGTAAAGAAAATCCTACCTTAGATTCCGAGAACGTAAAAATCACCAGAGAAAAGAAATCGGAATCACTATCTCAGATTTCAAAATCGTCATCGATGAAAGTTTCGGCATCCGAAGATTCATCCTCGAAAGGAGATTCTACAGGGAGAGATAGGCAAAATTCGGAATCTTTCTCGCGCCAAGGAAACGAAACCACGTTCACCTTATTAAAAGCGGGAATGGGAATGATTGAAAAAGAAGCAGCGAGCGCATCCGCTTCTTCCGACAAAGCCCGTTCAACGAATTCATCGTCCTTGGATAGGGGAGTCGCTCGGGAAAATTTCCAGAGGCTCGTGCAAAGTGCAAAATTACATATCGTAGAGAACGGGAAATCGGAAGCGACTCTTAGATTGAATCCGCAGGAGCTCGGTCGAGTTTCGTTGCGCATCAGCGTGGAAGACGATCGAGTTCAAGGCCGCATATTCGTCGAATCGGAAGAAGTAAAACGGATGTTTACCGGCGATCTGGAACAGTTGAAGAAGGATTTTAAAGATCAAGGCCTTATTCTGGAGTCGCTACTCGTCGAAGTGGAGGAGTCGGGATTATTCTCTTTCTTTGACGGAGATTCTCGAGACGCACGCGATCGAGAAACCGAAGGATTATCGTTCGGCTCCGCGCAAAAGAACCAAGAATCCGAGTCGCTTTCCGAACTTGACTCTACAGAAATTCCGCAAACCGCCGACAAGAATACGGAGAGACGTTTAAACGTCTTAGTTTGA
- a CDS encoding DUF1499 domain-containing protein → MTRFISAIFIGSCLSIFALSCSGTRPTNIGVKDGRLAACPNSPNCVSSQIPPTDEKHSIAPLVYQSKPEDAKKKLVEVIRSLPRTEIVTEKNDYVYAEFTSFTMRYVDDVEFFFAPDQKTVHVRSASRLGYSDMGVNRKRIETIRELFAK, encoded by the coding sequence ATGACACGATTTATTTCAGCGATTTTTATCGGCTCTTGTCTTTCGATCTTTGCTCTTAGTTGCAGCGGTACCCGCCCGACAAACATCGGAGTAAAGGACGGACGGCTCGCAGCTTGCCCGAATAGCCCGAATTGCGTTTCCAGCCAAATTCCGCCAACGGACGAAAAACATTCGATTGCTCCTTTAGTGTATCAAAGCAAACCTGAAGACGCGAAAAAGAAATTAGTAGAGGTTATTCGTTCTCTACCTAGAACGGAAATCGTAACCGAAAAGAACGACTATGTTTATGCCGAATTTACTTCGTTTACCATGCGTTATGTGGACGATGTGGAATTCTTTTTTGCACCCGATCAAAAGACCGTTCATGTACGCTCCGCATCGCGACTCGGATATTCGGATATGGGCGTGAATCGAAAACGAATTGAAACGATTCGAGAGCTGTTCGCGAAATAG